In a genomic window of Nocardiopsis mwathae:
- a CDS encoding 3-deoxy-7-phosphoheptulonate synthase, whose amino-acid sequence MHPLPTPAALTAAHPLTPAAADAVADHRATVAAVLDRRDPRLLVVVGPCSVHDPAAALEYAGLLADAARRLADDLVLVFRAYLEKPRTITGWTGLIACPGLDGKGDLATGLRLGRSFLTDAAATGLPLAYEFVDPALAPYVADTVSWAAVGARTVASQPHRHLASWLPMPVGMKNCVSGRLDTAIAAVQAAAHPHTLPTVSPDGCLTALDSTGNPDAHLVLRGGPTPNYDMTGVAQARSALAAADLPHRLVVDAAHGNSGKDHDRQPHVITDLAAQIADGDDSLAGVMIESYLSDGRQDPGAATLRPDLSITDPCLGWSRTVPLLDHLALASRRRRSSPRAVADQADRPASTSGAAP is encoded by the coding sequence CCTGCGGCGGCCGACGCCGTCGCCGACCACCGCGCCACCGTCGCCGCCGTCCTCGACCGACGCGACCCCCGCCTGCTCGTGGTCGTCGGCCCCTGCTCGGTCCACGACCCCGCCGCCGCCCTGGAATACGCGGGGCTGCTCGCCGACGCCGCCCGGCGCCTCGCCGACGACCTGGTGCTCGTCTTCCGCGCCTACCTGGAGAAGCCGCGCACCATCACCGGCTGGACCGGCCTGATCGCCTGCCCCGGCCTCGACGGCAAGGGCGACCTCGCCACCGGCCTGCGGCTCGGCCGGTCCTTCCTCACCGACGCCGCCGCCACCGGCCTGCCTCTCGCCTACGAGTTCGTCGACCCCGCCCTCGCCCCGTACGTCGCCGACACGGTGTCGTGGGCGGCCGTCGGCGCACGGACCGTCGCCAGCCAGCCCCACCGCCACCTGGCCTCCTGGCTCCCCATGCCGGTCGGCATGAAGAACTGCGTCTCCGGCCGCCTGGACACCGCCATCGCCGCGGTCCAGGCCGCCGCCCACCCGCACACCCTCCCCACCGTGTCACCCGACGGGTGCCTCACCGCCCTCGACAGCACCGGAAACCCCGACGCCCACCTGGTCCTCCGCGGCGGCCCGACCCCCAACTACGACATGACCGGCGTCGCCCAGGCCCGCTCCGCACTCGCGGCGGCCGACCTGCCGCACCGCCTCGTCGTCGACGCCGCCCACGGCAACAGCGGAAAGGACCACGACCGCCAGCCGCACGTCATCACCGACCTGGCCGCCCAGATCGCCGACGGCGACGACTCACTGGCCGGTGTCATGATCGAGTCCTACCTGTCCGACGGAAGACAGGACCCGGGAGCCGCAACCCTCCGCCCCGACCTCAGCATCACCGACCCCTGCCTCGGCTGGTCCCGCACCGTCCCTCTCCTCGACCACCTCGCCCTGGCCTCCCGCCGCCGCAGGAGCTCACCCCGCGCCGTCGCCGACCAGGCCGACCGACCGGCGTCGACCTCCGGCGCCGCCCCCTAG
- a CDS encoding SDR family oxidoreductase: protein MRVLVTGATGYIGGRLVPGLLDAGHDVRCMARSPGKLRDLPWRDRVEAVPGDVLDPAGLAPALSGIDTAYYLVHSMGGGDFRRRDPQGARNFADAAARAGVRRIVYLGGLTPRGEPLSAHLASRDRVGRLLLDSPVPTAVLRAAVIIGSGSASFEMLRYLTERLPVMTTPRWVRTRVQPIAVRDVLRLLVESAELPADVDRAFDIGGPDVLTYADMIQRFARVAGIRRRIILPLPVLTPWLSSLWVGLITPVPGSIARPLVDSLRNEVVCAEDDLADLLDDHERLGFDEAVRLALGRVREARVDTRWSSADWPSAPSEPLPTDPGWTGGSLYVDERRREVDAPPGALWRVIERIGGERGWYSWPMAWAARGWFDRLFGGVGLRRGRRDPERLRVGDSVDFWRVEEIEPGRLLRLRAEMRLPGLAWLELRVEPGEPNTVLRQRAVFHPRGLAGQAYWWGIAPFHGVVFGAMADNIAAAAESDGTAD from the coding sequence ATGCGCGTGCTGGTCACCGGAGCGACCGGCTACATCGGCGGGCGCCTGGTTCCTGGGCTGCTCGACGCCGGGCACGACGTGCGGTGCATGGCGCGCTCACCCGGGAAACTGCGGGACCTGCCCTGGCGGGACAGGGTCGAGGCGGTACCCGGCGACGTGCTGGACCCCGCCGGCCTCGCCCCGGCGCTGAGCGGTATCGACACCGCCTACTACCTCGTGCATTCGATGGGCGGCGGGGACTTCCGCCGACGCGACCCGCAGGGGGCGCGCAACTTCGCCGACGCCGCCGCACGCGCCGGAGTCCGCCGCATCGTCTACCTGGGCGGCCTCACGCCGCGCGGCGAACCGCTGTCGGCCCATCTCGCCTCCCGGGACAGGGTCGGTCGGCTCCTCCTCGACTCACCGGTTCCCACCGCGGTGCTCCGCGCGGCCGTCATCATCGGCTCGGGCTCTGCGTCGTTCGAGATGCTCCGCTACCTCACCGAGCGGCTGCCGGTCATGACCACCCCGCGCTGGGTGCGGACACGGGTGCAGCCGATCGCCGTGCGCGATGTGCTGCGCCTGCTCGTGGAGTCGGCGGAGCTGCCCGCCGACGTCGACCGCGCCTTCGACATCGGCGGCCCCGATGTCCTCACCTACGCCGACATGATCCAGCGCTTCGCACGCGTCGCGGGTATCCGCCGACGGATCATCCTCCCGCTGCCGGTTCTCACGCCCTGGCTGTCGAGCCTGTGGGTCGGCCTCATCACCCCGGTCCCCGGTTCCATCGCCCGGCCGCTGGTGGACTCGCTGCGCAACGAGGTCGTCTGCGCCGAGGACGACCTGGCCGACCTGCTCGACGACCACGAACGCCTGGGCTTCGACGAGGCGGTACGGCTCGCCCTGGGCCGGGTCCGCGAGGCCAGGGTCGACACCCGGTGGTCGTCCGCGGACTGGCCCAGCGCGCCGTCCGAACCCCTGCCCACCGATCCGGGGTGGACGGGCGGCTCCCTGTACGTGGACGAGCGGCGGCGCGAGGTCGACGCGCCGCCCGGGGCGCTGTGGCGCGTCATCGAGCGCATCGGCGGAGAGCGGGGGTGGTACTCCTGGCCGATGGCCTGGGCGGCGCGCGGCTGGTTCGACCGCCTCTTCGGCGGGGTGGGGCTGCGCCGCGGGCGCCGGGACCCGGAGCGGCTGCGCGTGGGCGACTCCGTGGACTTCTGGCGGGTCGAGGAGATCGAGCCCGGTCGGCTGCTGCGGCTGCGCGCCGAGATGCGGCTGCCCGGTCTCGCCTGGCTGGAGCTGCGGGTGGAGCCGGGGGAGCCGAACACCGTCCTGCGGCAGCGGGCGGTCTTCCACCCGCGCGGGCTGGCGGGCCAGGCGTACTGGTGGGGCATCGCGCCGTTCCACGGCGTGGTCTTCGGCGCCATGGCGGACAACATCGCCGCCGCGGCGGAGTCGGACGGCACAGCCGACTGA
- a CDS encoding cryptochrome/photolyase family protein, producing MRPTIVLFTRDLRVRDQPALAAAVDRGAPVVPLFVADPAITARAARNRIAYLCEALSDLRGALRAAGGGLVLRRGDTVRETIRVARETDAGRVHLSADVSAFASARSARLHREAAAAGVEVAEFPGVTVVPPGEPVPAGGDHYKVFTPYWRVWESCRRRDVVAAPTRLGLPPGIAEGGSPEDVLGGADEGVGDLSPLRQSGGERAARRRLSAWLSGGCSSYEQTHDDLAAAATSRLSADLRFGCLSPLEAAEAACATPGGRAWVRQLAWRDFHHQVTAAFPGIAVRDYRPRGARWRDDEEGLEAWRRGRTGVPIVDAGMRQLMSEGFMHNRARMITAAFLTRYLRVHWRNGAAHFHTLLTDGDIADNCGNWQWVAGTGNDTRPNRRFNLLRQSRRFDPEGTYIRRHVAELADLPGADVHTPWRARTPPIGYPKPLVELGE from the coding sequence ATGCGTCCGACCATCGTGTTGTTCACCAGGGACCTGCGGGTCCGCGATCAGCCGGCGCTGGCAGCGGCGGTCGACCGTGGTGCTCCCGTGGTGCCGCTGTTCGTCGCCGACCCCGCGATCACGGCCCGGGCGGCACGGAACCGGATCGCCTACCTGTGTGAGGCGCTCTCGGACCTGCGCGGCGCCCTCCGGGCGGCGGGCGGGGGCCTGGTGCTGCGCCGCGGCGACACGGTCCGCGAGACGATCCGCGTCGCGCGGGAGACGGATGCCGGGCGCGTCCACCTGAGCGCGGACGTGAGCGCGTTCGCCTCCGCGCGTTCGGCGCGGCTGCACCGCGAGGCGGCCGCCGCGGGTGTGGAGGTCGCGGAGTTCCCCGGGGTCACGGTCGTCCCCCCGGGCGAACCGGTGCCGGCGGGAGGCGACCACTACAAGGTCTTCACGCCCTACTGGCGGGTGTGGGAGTCGTGCCGCCGGCGCGACGTGGTCGCCGCGCCGACACGCCTCGGCCTGCCCCCGGGGATCGCCGAGGGCGGTTCCCCGGAGGACGTGCTCGGTGGGGCCGACGAAGGCGTCGGCGACCTGTCCCCGCTCAGGCAGTCCGGCGGTGAGCGGGCGGCGCGCCGCCGCCTGAGCGCGTGGCTGTCCGGGGGCTGTTCCTCCTATGAGCAGACGCACGACGACCTCGCCGCGGCCGCGACCTCCCGGCTCAGCGCCGACCTGCGCTTCGGCTGCCTGTCCCCGCTGGAAGCGGCGGAAGCCGCCTGTGCGACCCCCGGCGGCCGCGCCTGGGTCCGCCAGCTCGCGTGGCGGGACTTCCACCACCAGGTCACCGCGGCTTTCCCCGGCATCGCCGTGCGTGACTACCGGCCGCGCGGTGCGCGGTGGCGCGATGACGAGGAAGGTCTTGAGGCATGGCGCCGCGGCCGGACGGGTGTGCCGATCGTGGACGCGGGGATGCGGCAGCTCATGTCGGAGGGCTTCATGCACAACCGCGCCCGCATGATCACCGCCGCGTTCCTCACCCGGTACCTGCGCGTGCACTGGAGGAACGGCGCAGCCCACTTCCACACCCTGCTCACCGATGGCGACATCGCCGACAACTGCGGCAACTGGCAGTGGGTGGCCGGGACCGGCAACGACACCCGCCCCAACCGGAGGTTCAACCTGCTGCGGCAGTCCCGGAGGTTCGACCCGGAGGGCACCTACATCCGCCGCCACGTCGCCGAGCTCGCCGACCTTCCCGGTGCGGACGTCCACACCCCGTGGCGGGCGCGGACCCCGCCGATCGGCTACCCGAAGCCGCTGGTGGAGCTGGGTGAGTGA
- a CDS encoding Rieske 2Fe-2S domain-containing protein yields MLKDSEMARDTHTPPAASAGPPLPYPTGWFAIACSGEIPPGRVLTRTFMNEEVVLYRTRGGRLRAVQPHCPHLGAHLGHGGTVKGEHLICPFHRFAFATDGTCTATGYGTQPPRISLTALPLHEVNDIVFIGYEQDGSAPAWQIPDLSGPPQRPYCRPVHHTFTLAGHPQEVCENAVDSGHLAALHGFTVLQPPENDLVYHDTWFTYTMRVGRRVPLLGEVHLTPRIHVYGVSGIRADLPLPAGLGRLRMWVLPIATGPWHIEIRLPISAALPALRFLPPALRAPVGERLARLLARLYKPLLKWDIGSDVPIWNHKRYIDPPRLARGDGPIGTYRKWARQFLSAPSGTPNSSQGEERLHRSSRPDQERLLNDQDHP; encoded by the coding sequence ATGCTCAAGGACTCTGAGATGGCCCGTGACACCCACACCCCGCCAGCGGCATCCGCCGGCCCTCCCCTGCCCTACCCCACCGGCTGGTTCGCTATCGCCTGCTCCGGCGAGATTCCACCAGGCCGCGTTCTCACGCGTACCTTCATGAACGAGGAGGTCGTTCTCTACCGAACCCGAGGCGGCCGCCTACGGGCCGTCCAACCCCACTGCCCTCACCTCGGTGCTCACCTCGGCCACGGTGGCACCGTCAAGGGTGAACACCTCATCTGTCCGTTCCACCGGTTCGCCTTCGCCACCGACGGCACATGTACGGCCACCGGCTATGGCACCCAACCGCCCCGAATCTCTCTGACCGCACTGCCGCTGCATGAAGTCAACGACATCGTCTTCATCGGCTACGAACAGGACGGCAGTGCGCCAGCTTGGCAGATCCCTGACCTGTCGGGACCTCCCCAGCGCCCCTACTGCCGTCCTGTACACCACACCTTCACCCTCGCCGGGCACCCCCAGGAGGTCTGCGAGAACGCCGTCGACAGCGGACACCTCGCCGCCCTCCACGGGTTCACCGTCCTGCAACCTCCCGAGAACGACCTCGTCTACCACGACACCTGGTTTACCTACACCATGCGCGTCGGTCGGCGCGTGCCTCTGCTGGGCGAGGTACACCTCACCCCACGCATCCATGTCTACGGAGTCAGCGGCATCCGTGCCGATCTGCCCCTGCCCGCCGGCCTAGGCCGACTGCGCATGTGGGTCCTTCCCATCGCCACCGGGCCGTGGCACATCGAAATCCGCCTCCCCATCAGCGCAGCACTTCCAGCTCTGCGTTTTCTGCCCCCTGCGCTGCGCGCTCCCGTCGGCGAACGCCTCGCGCGCCTGCTAGCCCGCCTCTACAAACCCCTACTCAAATGGGATATCGGCAGTGACGTGCCCATCTGGAATCACAAGCGCTACATCGATCCGCCGCGCCTAGCACGCGGAGACGGACCGATCGGTACCTACCGTAAGTGGGCGCGACAGTTCCTCTCAGCACCGTCCGGGACGCCGAACAGCTCCCAAGGCGAAGAGCGCCTTCACAGGTCGTCCCGCCCCGATCAAGAACGGCTACTCAACGACCAGGATCATCCGTAA
- a CDS encoding cytochrome P450 produces MTTAASAPGALPLLGHAIPLLRDPLGFLQSLPPRGDLVEIRIGPYKALVMCTPELTHQALLNGRIFDKGGPFYESARKVVGNGLVTCPHRDHREQRRLAQPAFHTSRYPLYAQVMTAQIRETADSWKDGESIDLLHEMTAMAARIAAKTMFHSLLPPHLVEAAVADIGVIMRGIYKHTLAPWLSKLPTPEEHRYRRARHRLRHTIRHAIEHHRASRTDHADLLSILLATRDGLGDNTEQGHISDEHIEEQVLTFFLAGVEPTAATIAWALHLLAQHPHIEQRLHAEVDAVLAGRRPATYEDLPRLQLTRRIVVETLRLHPPPWMSTRTAVAHTRLGSHRIPAGTVLAFSPYLMHYDPQLYPDPHTFDPDRWADRRLPPLSPTFLPFGAGARKCIGDTFALTESALALSTITARWRLQHVPGRAVRSAVSAVASPRGPRMRLLARHARPPAAPPAHAQGL; encoded by the coding sequence ATGACAACCGCTGCGTCCGCCCCGGGCGCACTTCCTCTGCTGGGCCATGCCATACCGCTTCTGCGTGATCCGCTGGGTTTCCTCCAGTCACTTCCTCCTAGGGGAGACCTTGTGGAGATCCGAATCGGCCCCTACAAAGCGCTGGTCATGTGCACCCCTGAACTGACTCACCAGGCTCTTCTGAACGGACGGATCTTCGACAAAGGCGGCCCCTTCTACGAAAGCGCCCGCAAGGTGGTGGGAAACGGGCTTGTCACGTGCCCTCACCGCGATCACCGCGAGCAGCGAAGGCTGGCCCAGCCGGCCTTCCACACGAGTCGCTACCCCCTATATGCGCAGGTGATGACCGCGCAGATCAGGGAAACAGCCGACTCATGGAAGGACGGCGAGTCCATCGATCTCCTTCACGAGATGACCGCGATGGCCGCCCGGATCGCCGCCAAGACGATGTTCCACTCCCTGCTGCCCCCCCACCTGGTGGAGGCCGCAGTCGCGGACATCGGCGTCATCATGCGCGGCATCTACAAGCACACGCTTGCACCCTGGCTGAGCAAGCTGCCCACACCAGAGGAACACCGCTACCGGCGGGCACGACACCGCCTACGCCACACGATCAGGCACGCCATCGAGCACCACCGAGCCAGCCGGACCGATCACGCCGACCTCCTGTCGATACTGCTCGCCACACGCGACGGCCTCGGCGACAACACCGAGCAGGGCCACATCAGCGATGAACACATCGAGGAGCAGGTCCTCACCTTCTTCCTCGCCGGGGTCGAACCCACCGCTGCCACCATCGCTTGGGCACTGCACCTACTGGCGCAGCATCCCCACATCGAGCAGCGGCTTCACGCGGAAGTCGACGCCGTCCTCGCAGGCCGGAGACCGGCCACCTATGAGGATCTGCCCCGACTTCAACTGACCCGGCGCATCGTCGTCGAAACGCTGCGGCTCCACCCGCCGCCATGGATGTCCACCCGAACCGCCGTCGCCCACACCCGGCTCGGCTCGCACAGAATCCCCGCCGGTACCGTCCTCGCCTTCAGCCCCTACCTCATGCACTACGACCCGCAGCTCTACCCGGACCCTCATACCTTCGACCCCGACCGCTGGGCCGACCGGCGCCTTCCACCGCTGTCGCCCACGTTCCTGCCGTTCGGAGCCGGGGCGCGCAAATGCATCGGCGACACCTTCGCCCTCACCGAGTCGGCGCTCGCGCTCTCGACCATCACAGCACGCTGGCGCCTACAGCACGTGCCGGGCCGAGCGGTCCGATCGGCGGTCAGCGCCGTAGCCAGCCCAAGAGGACCTCGAATGCGGCTTCTCGCACGGCACGCCCGCCCACCGGCGGCACCCCCGGCACATGCTCAAGGACTCTGA
- a CDS encoding terpene synthase family protein encodes MTSSARPSTGPIRVTIPYASRTSADVARSRLRHHAWVAQRGLWPDSRTEQAYRAADFPLFVARTHPWAEGDDLDLATDLVGWSWLWDDSLDKQASPVWAADALDAYRSVLYDHPPQTPDTPLLAAWRQLLARLEHRTTADWRRRHEAHWEATFKSFLQEAHNNAGKIVPEFDTYVAMRRNAGGMDICLDWVEAVGRYELPLHVHAMPELISMRQAEQDVVAMTNDLFSAGKEWAVGNTDNIIPVLAQEKNCSWQDATRLAHECISMALRNFHDAENRFLSSRPYRELPRADRENSDHFIEAMKLWMRGSLDWHLTCPRYREVTS; translated from the coding sequence ATGACGAGTTCAGCACGGCCCAGCACCGGCCCCATCCGGGTCACCATCCCGTATGCCTCCAGGACCAGCGCGGACGTGGCGCGCTCCCGTCTCCGTCACCACGCCTGGGTCGCCCAGCGCGGCCTATGGCCGGACTCGCGGACAGAGCAGGCGTACCGAGCCGCGGACTTTCCCCTGTTCGTCGCACGGACACACCCCTGGGCAGAGGGTGACGATCTCGACCTGGCCACGGATCTGGTGGGGTGGAGCTGGCTGTGGGACGACTCGCTGGACAAGCAGGCATCCCCGGTATGGGCCGCGGATGCCCTCGACGCCTACCGCTCTGTCCTGTACGACCACCCGCCACAGACCCCGGACACGCCGCTTCTCGCGGCCTGGCGTCAGCTCTTGGCGCGCCTGGAACATCGCACGACCGCCGACTGGCGCCGGCGGCACGAAGCACATTGGGAGGCAACCTTCAAGAGCTTCCTCCAAGAGGCCCACAACAACGCCGGAAAGATCGTTCCGGAGTTCGACACATACGTGGCCATGCGGCGTAACGCCGGCGGGATGGACATCTGCCTCGACTGGGTGGAGGCCGTGGGGCGCTATGAGCTGCCGCTTCACGTTCATGCGATGCCCGAATTGATCAGCATGCGTCAGGCTGAACAAGACGTGGTGGCGATGACCAATGACCTATTCTCGGCAGGCAAAGAATGGGCGGTCGGAAACACCGACAACATCATCCCGGTACTGGCGCAAGAGAAGAACTGCTCATGGCAGGACGCAACCCGTCTTGCCCATGAATGCATCTCCATGGCGCTCCGGAACTTCCACGATGCGGAGAATCGGTTCCTTTCCTCGCGTCCCTACCGAGAACTGCCGCGCGCGGATCGGGAGAACTCCGACCACTTCATCGAGGCGATGAAACTCTGGATGCGTGGCAGCTTGGATTGGCATCTCACCTGCCCTCGCTACCGAGAGGTGACTTCGTAA
- a CDS encoding IS630 family transposase translates to MSLPGPKPPPLDLSEDERTELQRWVRRRKTAQDLALRARIVLACAQGMSNAQVRRELGVSAPTVTKWRQRFAEHRLEGLTDEPRPGRPRTVTDAQVEAVVAATLETRPAHGTHWSTRSMAKHTGLTQNAVWRIWNAFGLQPHRTESFKLSTDPFFIDKVRDVVGLYLDPPERAVALCVDEKSQIQALNRTQPVLPMMPGTPERATHDYVRAGVTSLFAALDTATGRVITSIHRRHRATEFKKFLAKIDREVPAELQVHLVLDNYATHKTPEIRRWLLRHPRFHLHFIPTGSSWLNLVERWFAEITERLIRRGTHRSVQALEKDIRAWAASWNEDPRPYVWTKTAEEILDSLAFYCQQINKRTNQSGH, encoded by the coding sequence ATGAGTCTTCCCGGGCCGAAACCGCCACCGCTGGACCTGTCCGAGGACGAGCGCACCGAGCTCCAGCGGTGGGTCAGACGCCGCAAGACCGCCCAGGACCTGGCCCTGCGGGCGCGGATCGTGCTCGCCTGCGCCCAGGGCATGTCCAACGCCCAAGTGCGGCGCGAGCTGGGGGTGTCGGCGCCCACGGTGACCAAGTGGCGGCAGCGCTTCGCCGAGCACCGCTTGGAGGGCCTGACCGACGAACCACGGCCGGGCCGGCCGCGCACCGTCACCGACGCCCAGGTCGAGGCGGTCGTGGCCGCGACCCTGGAGACCAGGCCCGCCCACGGCACCCACTGGTCCACACGCTCCATGGCCAAGCACACCGGCCTCACCCAGAACGCGGTCTGGCGGATCTGGAACGCCTTCGGCCTGCAACCCCACCGCACCGAGTCGTTCAAGCTCTCCACCGACCCGTTCTTCATCGACAAGGTCCGCGACGTGGTCGGCCTGTACCTGGACCCTCCCGAACGGGCGGTCGCGCTGTGCGTGGACGAGAAATCCCAGATCCAGGCCCTCAACCGCACCCAGCCGGTCCTGCCGATGATGCCCGGCACACCCGAGCGCGCGACCCATGACTATGTGCGCGCGGGAGTGACCAGCCTGTTCGCAGCCCTGGACACCGCCACCGGCCGGGTGATCACCTCCATCCACCGCCGGCACCGCGCCACGGAGTTCAAGAAGTTCCTGGCCAAGATCGACCGCGAGGTCCCTGCCGAGCTGCAGGTACACCTGGTCCTGGACAACTACGCAACGCACAAGACACCCGAGATCCGCAGGTGGCTGCTGCGCCACCCCCGGTTCCACCTCCACTTCATCCCGACCGGCTCGTCCTGGCTGAACCTGGTCGAACGCTGGTTCGCCGAGATCACCGAGCGGCTGATCCGCCGCGGCACCCACCGCAGCGTCCAAGCCCTGGAAAAGGACATCCGCGCCTGGGCCGCGTCCTGGAACGAGGACCCCCGCCCATATGTGTGGACCAAGACCGCCGAGGAGATCCTCGACAGCCTTGCCTTCTACTGCCAACAAATCAACAAACGAACTAACCAATCAGGACACTAG
- a CDS encoding tyrosine-type recombinase/integrase: protein MKGRVWHGVRQTTHHQEGQDPLTACYIDIRGKERSAGTYDTEKEAAKAWQRAEARVAEGRVTSVSHGRQSFGDYVLESWLPNHVAEATTEQNNTYHVNKHLIPEFGKMRMNEILPGHVQEFVRNCQKKGLAPSTIRRTITVLSAIFSTALVNQIIFIHPCKGIVLPHVSRKPLTIITPEEFDDFYTHIEGDVFKLLVEVAIESGLRWGELSELRMKDLDRSTGMLTVSRAVVELSPKFHPTGGRFLVKDYPKDGEFRRLKLRRPLVTKIAAFAMANGIGEDDLIFAFPEQDTGAPIPEVPDGADLGLTAPNDKGRRYRHGTTTAYTTGKCRCDHCRTAFARYRALRRAEGKDQPRRR from the coding sequence ATGAAAGGGAGGGTCTGGCATGGGGTTCGTCAAACCACGCACCACCAAGAAGGGCAAGACCCGCTCACCGCCTGCTACATCGACATCCGAGGCAAAGAGCGCTCCGCGGGCACCTACGACACCGAAAAGGAAGCAGCCAAGGCCTGGCAGCGAGCCGAAGCCAGGGTCGCCGAAGGCCGCGTCACCAGCGTCAGCCACGGCCGACAGAGCTTCGGCGACTACGTCCTGGAAAGCTGGCTACCCAACCACGTCGCGGAGGCGACCACAGAACAGAACAACACCTACCACGTCAACAAACACCTGATCCCCGAATTCGGCAAAATGCGCATGAACGAAATTCTTCCCGGCCACGTCCAGGAATTCGTCCGCAACTGCCAGAAGAAGGGACTCGCCCCCAGCACCATCCGCCGCACCATCACGGTCCTCAGCGCGATCTTCTCCACCGCACTGGTGAACCAGATCATCTTCATCCACCCCTGCAAGGGAATCGTCCTGCCCCACGTCAGCCGAAAACCGCTGACCATCATCACCCCAGAAGAATTCGACGACTTCTACACCCACATTGAGGGAGACGTCTTCAAGCTGCTGGTGGAGGTCGCCATCGAATCCGGGCTGCGCTGGGGAGAACTCAGCGAGCTGCGCATGAAGGACCTGGACAGGTCGACCGGGATGCTCACCGTCAGCCGCGCCGTCGTCGAACTCTCCCCGAAGTTCCATCCCACCGGCGGCAGGTTCCTCGTCAAGGACTACCCGAAGGACGGCGAGTTCCGCCGCCTCAAGCTCCGGCGTCCCCTGGTCACGAAGATCGCCGCCTTCGCCATGGCCAACGGCATCGGCGAGGACGACCTCATCTTCGCCTTCCCCGAGCAGGACACCGGCGCCCCCATCCCCGAGGTCCCCGACGGAGCCGACCTGGGCCTCACCGCGCCAAACGACAAGGGACGCCGCTACCGGCACGGCACCACGACCGCCTACACCACCGGAAAGTGCCGCTGCGACCACTGCCGCACCGCCTTCGCCCGCTACCGGGCCCTGCGCCGAGCCGAAGGCAAAGACCAGCCCAGACGACGCTGA
- a CDS encoding tyrosine-type recombinase/integrase: MDLPKDITVHKLRHAHASWLLAGGADLMVVKARLGHASITTTERYLHTLPEADDSALEAFGKIRNRTRQETMNSIA, translated from the coding sequence GTGGACCTTCCGAAGGACATCACCGTGCACAAACTGCGCCACGCCCACGCTTCCTGGCTCCTGGCCGGCGGCGCCGACCTCATGGTCGTCAAGGCACGCCTCGGCCACGCCTCCATCACCACCACCGAGCGCTACCTCCACACCCTCCCCGAGGCCGACGACAGCGCCCTGGAAGCCTTCGGAAAAATCCGCAACCGCACCAGGCAGGAGACCATGAACAGTATCGCCTGA
- a CDS encoding response regulator transcription factor, translated as MQTEIALIIEDDIRRYSIEGMLRSLDIQLTVQSITDLEDLSTFCNVQLIISDSNTLGSVPGEIAEKLRIQNIHVLILVDSADFVEQSWVNHASGFLSWADLRPETLHEAIVDVKAGRFHVSATLARRSVTTPDQAGEGTTSKHASMIALTAREHQVLHLIAEGMSNRQVARSLSISEHGVKRAVGIILAKLNCPNRTLAVVRAIELGLLVM; from the coding sequence TTGCAGACCGAGATAGCGCTGATAATCGAAGACGACATTCGTCGATACAGTATCGAGGGAATGCTTCGTTCGCTCGATATCCAGCTGACAGTGCAATCCATAACGGACCTCGAAGATCTCTCGACATTCTGCAACGTCCAGCTGATCATTTCAGACAGCAATACTTTGGGTTCTGTGCCTGGCGAGATCGCTGAAAAGCTGCGCATCCAGAACATACATGTACTGATCCTGGTAGATTCGGCGGACTTTGTTGAGCAATCCTGGGTCAATCATGCAAGCGGTTTCCTGAGCTGGGCAGATCTCCGCCCCGAGACCCTGCACGAAGCGATCGTCGACGTGAAAGCTGGACGATTTCATGTGTCAGCGACCCTGGCGCGACGATCCGTGACGACACCCGACCAAGCCGGTGAAGGCACCACCTCGAAGCACGCGTCGATGATTGCACTGACGGCACGTGAACACCAGGTACTGCACCTGATCGCCGAGGGGATGAGTAACCGACAAGTCGCTCGATCGCTGAGTATCTCTGAACATGGAGTCAAACGCGCGGTCGGCATCATTTTAGCCAAGCTCAACTGCCCAAATCGGACCCTTGCGGTCGTTCGGGCCATAGAGTTAGGGCTCCTCGTTATGTGA